Proteins encoded in a region of the Fusarium falciforme chromosome 6, complete sequence genome:
- a CDS encoding Pre-mRNA-processing factor 19: MLCGISGEAPQEPVVSKKSGVVYEKRLIEQYINEHGTEPDSGEALTAEDLLPIHSSRIVRPRPPTLTSIPALLATFQNEWDALALETYNLKEQLARTREELATALYQHDAAVRVIARLSRERDEARDALSKVTVTGAAADGDQMMVDSVEKLPEELVAKVDETHQTLSKGRKKRPVPEGWATADDISAFENATTHSLPVPEATALSVGGASAAIGGLKGQAVVYATNEDKVEVSIAVEEPVTDAVWAEDKIAFATGQGSVKVFQEGNQVASLSEHAGAATALSLHPSGTILASVGTDKSIVFYDLTSQKRVSRAYTDAALTSCAFHPDGHLFAAGTTSGDIKLFMTNTLEQAAVFSLGAPIQALAFSENGYWFAATAKGQTMVTIFDLRKEGDAAVAKVLETGGPVQSLAWDYSGQFLATGGSSGVTVHQYTKSSKKWSEPLRNSTAAVAIRWGESAKQLVTVNGEGVVSILGAKE; encoded by the exons ATGCTTTGTGGAA TTtcaggagaagctcctcaGGAGCCTGTCGTGTCCAAGAAATCCG GTGTTGTTTACGAGAAGCGTCTTATCGAGCAGTACATCAACGAGCACGGCACCGAGCCCGACTCTGGCGAAGCGCTCACCGCGGAAGATCTCCTCCCCATCCACTCGTCGCGTATCGTCCGACCGCGTCCTCCCACCCTCACCTCCATCCCCGCCCTCCTCGCAACCTTCCAGAACGAATGGGACGCGCTCGCGCTAGAGACATATAACCTCAAGGAGCAGCTGGCACGCACCCGGGAGGAGCTTGCCACAGCTCTGTACCAGCACGATGCCGCTGTCCGAGTTATTGCTCGACTGTCGAGGGAGCGAGACGAGGCTAGGGATGCGCTTAGCAAGGTGACCGTGACAGGCGCCGCTGCCGATGGTGATCAGATGATGGTGGACAGCGTGGAGAAGCTGCCAGAAGAGCTTGTTGCCAAGGTGGATGAGACTCATCAGAC ACTATCCAAGGGTCGCAAGAAGCGCCCTGTCCCCGAGGGCTGGGCTACCGCAGACGATATCTCCGCCTTTGAAAACGCGACCACACATTCTCTTCCAGTTCCCGAGGCCACTGCGCTGAGTGTTGGAGGTGCTAGCGCCGCTATTGGAGGTCTGAAGGGCCAGGCCGTCGTCTACGCCACCAACGAGGACAAGGTCGAGGTTTCAATTGCTGTAGAGGAGCCCGTGACGGATGCAGTATGGGCCGAGGACAAGATTGCCTTTGCTACCGGTCAGGGAAGCGTCAAGGTGTTCCAGGAGGGTAACCAGGTGGCGTCGCTGAGCGAGCATGCTGGTGCTGCGACAGCACTGAGCCTGCATCCCAGTGGTACCATCTTGGCGTCAGTCGGCACGGACAAGAGCATCGTGTTTTATGATTTGACTTCGCAGAAGCGTGTCAGCCGCGCTTACACGGATGCTG CTCTTACTTCGTGCGCATTCCATCCCGATGGCCACCTGTTTGCCGCTGGCACAACTTCTGGCGACATCAAGCTCTTCATGACCAACACTCTGGAGCAAGCCGCAGTCTTCAGCCTAGGTGCCCCCATCCAGGCCCTCGCTTTCTCCGAGAACGGTTACTGGTTCGCGGCCACAGCCAAGGGCCAGACCATGGTGACCATCTTCGATCTGCGAAAGGAGGGAGACGCCGCGGTGGCCAAGGTCCTCGAGACTGGCGGGCCAGTCCAGTCCCTGGCCTGGGACTACAGCGGCCAGTTCCTCGCCACGGGTGGTTCTTCTGGAGTGACTGTTCATCAATACACCAAGTCCAGCAAGAAGTGGAGCGAGCCCCTGAGGAATTCCACCGCTGCTGTTGCTATCCGATGGGGAGAATCCGCGAAGCAGCTGGTGACAGTCAATGGTGAGGGTGTGGTCAGCATACTTGGAGCGAAGGAATAG
- a CDS encoding OHCU-decarbox domain-containing protein, with amino-acid sequence MSLPRPQDVREADETEQVKILDLLFEPSPAIHSNLIPILKNAQYTSYSELIDACKSKLFSLATSSSSSNPDPALLSILGSHPRLGAKKVDSAQSAAEQANLQGEGEELAKLNKEYEEKFPGLRYVVFVNGRGRPEIMEDMRTRITRGDFAKEVDAALQAMCDIAKDRASKLGVKQ; translated from the exons ATGTCCCTCCCGCGGCCCCAAGACGTACGTGAAGCAGACGAGACGGAACAAGTCAAGATCCTGGACCTCCTGTTCGAACCGAGCCCGGCCATTCACTCGAATCTCATCCCTATTTTGAAGAATGCCCAGTATACATCTTACTCAGAACTCATCGACGCCTGCAAATCCAAGCTCTTCTCACTCGCCAcatccagctcatcaagcAACCCTGATCCCGCCCTCCTATCTATCCTAGGATCACATCCACGGCTAGGGGCTAAGAAGGTGGACTCAGCACAATCAGCGGCAGAGCAAGCCAATCTTCAGGGCGAAGGCGAGGAATTAGCAAAGCTCAACAAGGAGTACGAAGAAAAGTTCCCTGGTCTGCGGTATGTCGTCTTTGTGAATGGTCGAGGGAGGCCTGAGATCATGGAGGACATGCGTACCAGGATTACCAGAGGGGACTTTGCCAAGGAAGTTGACGCCGCGTTACAG GCCATGTGCGACATCGCCAAGGACAGAGCATCCAAACTTGGCGTAAAACAGTGA